The following coding sequences lie in one Sporichthyaceae bacterium genomic window:
- a CDS encoding amidohydrolase family protein, with product MPLRDDMQLISVDDHLVEPPRVWQDRLPAALREAGPRIVREDGPGGGTDVWLYEGRRYPQIGLNAVAGRPPEQFGTEPMRYTDMIPGCYEPEARVIDMDLDGVQAALCFPSFPRFAGTVFLQAEDKALALLCVQAWNDFMLDEWCAAAPERFIPIAILPLWDVAAAVAEIRRTAAKGVKAISFTENPVPLGLPSFHTDHWDPVFAAAQEAGLPLCLHFGTSGQAPTTAPEAPFAVTITLFGCNSMFAATDLMFSPVFHKFPRLKVSLAEGGIGWLPYILERADYVWERHRWYQNVNREVPPSELFRRNIWGCFIDDVHGLSSRHEIGVDRITWECDYPHSDSNWPNSRKRAIEVFAEIPDDEVHRMVEWNSRELFNFPRAV from the coding sequence ATGCCGCTGCGGGACGACATGCAGCTGATCTCGGTCGACGACCATCTGGTCGAGCCGCCGCGTGTCTGGCAGGACCGCCTGCCCGCCGCGCTGCGTGAGGCCGGTCCCCGGATCGTCCGCGAGGACGGGCCCGGGGGCGGCACCGACGTCTGGTTGTACGAGGGCCGCCGCTACCCGCAGATCGGGCTGAACGCGGTCGCGGGCCGGCCCCCGGAGCAGTTCGGCACCGAGCCGATGCGTTACACCGACATGATCCCCGGCTGCTACGAGCCCGAGGCCCGTGTCATCGACATGGACCTGGACGGGGTGCAGGCAGCGCTGTGCTTTCCGTCGTTCCCAAGGTTCGCCGGCACCGTCTTCCTGCAGGCGGAGGACAAGGCGCTCGCTCTGTTGTGCGTGCAGGCCTGGAACGACTTCATGCTCGACGAGTGGTGCGCCGCGGCCCCGGAGCGCTTCATCCCGATCGCGATCCTGCCGCTCTGGGACGTGGCGGCCGCCGTGGCGGAGATCCGACGGACCGCGGCCAAGGGCGTCAAGGCGATCTCGTTCACCGAGAACCCGGTGCCACTCGGCCTGCCCTCGTTCCACACCGACCACTGGGACCCGGTGTTCGCCGCCGCGCAGGAGGCGGGGCTACCGCTGTGCCTGCACTTCGGCACCTCCGGCCAGGCGCCGACCACCGCGCCCGAGGCACCGTTCGCGGTCACGATCACCCTGTTCGGCTGCAATTCGATGTTCGCGGCCACCGACTTGATGTTCTCGCCGGTGTTCCACAAGTTCCCCCGGTTGAAGGTCTCGCTGGCTGAGGGTGGTATCGGCTGGCTCCCGTACATCCTGGAGCGCGCCGACTACGTCTGGGAGCGACACCGCTGGTACCAGAACGTCAACCGCGAGGTCCCGCCCTCGGAGCTGTTCCGGCGGAACATCTGGGGTTGCTTCATCGACGACGTGCACGGGCTGAGCAGCCGTCACGAGATCGGCGTCGACCGGATCACCTGGGAGTGCGACTACCCGCACTCGGACTCGAACTGGCCGAACAGCCGGAAGCGGGCCATCGAGGTCTTCGCCGAGATCCCCGACGACGAGGTGCACCGGATGGTCGAGTGGAACAGTCGCGAGCTGTTCAACTTCCCGCGGGCGGTCTGA
- a CDS encoding SDR family NAD(P)-dependent oxidoreductase: protein MDDPVAGPRVALVTGGASGLGRAAATALADRGRHVVIVDRTESGAAVAVELKGTFVHADVTDPAEMTAAVDAALAHGELREAVHCAGGGSSRRTIGRDGSYSSAHPLDEFARIVALNIVGTFNCVRLAATAMSRNAPDADGCRGAVVTTASVAAFDGQIGQAAYAAGKAGIVGMTLPLARDLAAAGIRVNTIAPGTFETPPMLAVPAELRDSLGASVPFPKRLGNPAEFASLALEMLTNAYLNGETVRLDGAIRMAPK, encoded by the coding sequence ATGGACGACCCAGTTGCGGGCCCTCGGGTGGCGTTGGTAACCGGCGGCGCGTCCGGTCTGGGCCGCGCCGCCGCGACCGCGCTGGCCGATCGTGGCCGACACGTGGTGATCGTGGACCGCACCGAATCGGGTGCGGCGGTGGCCGTGGAGCTGAAGGGCACGTTCGTTCACGCAGACGTGACCGACCCGGCCGAGATGACCGCGGCGGTGGATGCGGCGCTGGCGCACGGCGAACTGCGCGAGGCGGTGCACTGCGCGGGCGGCGGGTCGAGTCGGCGCACGATCGGCCGCGACGGCTCGTACTCCTCCGCCCATCCGCTCGACGAGTTCGCGCGGATCGTCGCGTTGAACATCGTTGGCACGTTCAACTGCGTGCGCCTGGCCGCGACCGCGATGTCGCGCAACGCGCCCGACGCCGACGGTTGCCGCGGCGCGGTCGTCACCACGGCCAGCGTGGCCGCGTTCGACGGGCAGATCGGGCAGGCGGCCTACGCGGCCGGGAAGGCAGGCATCGTCGGAATGACGCTGCCGTTGGCCCGTGACCTGGCCGCGGCCGGGATCCGCGTCAACACCATCGCGCCCGGCACGTTCGAGACCCCACCGATGCTCGCCGTACCCGCGGAACTGCGGGACTCGTTGGGTGCGAGCGTCCCGTTCCCGAAGCGGTTGGGGAACCCTGCCGAGTTCGCGTCGCTGGCGTTGGAGATGCTCACCAACGCCTACCTGAACGGCGAGACCGTCCGCCTCGACGGCGCGATCCGGATGGCCCCGAAGTGA
- a CDS encoding ferredoxin, whose amino-acid sequence MRVKVNRAACQGNARCFSVAPEVYTLDDDGYNVGGEFEVPEELAEAAFRGAGECPERAITVFFD is encoded by the coding sequence GTGCGGGTGAAGGTGAACCGGGCGGCCTGCCAGGGGAACGCGCGTTGCTTCTCGGTGGCGCCGGAGGTTTACACCCTGGACGACGACGGCTACAACGTCGGCGGCGAGTTCGAGGTCCCCGAGGAGTTGGCCGAGGCGGCGTTCCGCGGCGCCGGCGAGTGTCCCGAACGCGCGATCACGGTGTTCTTCGACTGA
- a CDS encoding acyl-CoA dehydrogenase family protein: MPTPAEDLRTTLTTMPADLRRGHDATFEEALEAQRWLASVGWAAPGWPVEHGGRGLGVGDRIACDVEFTGAGVPLPAGVLGLANVGPALMEFGTPEQRACLPRILDGSEIWCQGFSEPEAGSDLAGLRTRARPARGGDAVDEDAFADGFVIDGQKVWTSHGMHATHCMLLARTDPNVPKHKGISVLLMPMDTPGIERRPIRMISGDSEFAEVFLTDVRVPRSALMGPLHGGWGVTVRTLVHERTGVLSRAAALEDRARRIAAATGPNQTSTVAPLDRDEVVRRYVEARVLGQLGRATLARGEAGEDTAGLQALIKLSWGITDRALAETALDLGGPAAVAGLREDLAWRWLFTRCSTIAAGTTEVLKDLVAERVLGLPRV, translated from the coding sequence GTGCCGACCCCTGCCGAGGACCTGCGCACCACCCTGACGACCATGCCGGCCGACCTGCGCCGCGGTCACGACGCCACCTTCGAGGAGGCATTGGAGGCCCAGCGTTGGCTGGCCTCCGTCGGCTGGGCCGCGCCCGGTTGGCCGGTCGAGCACGGCGGGCGCGGCCTGGGTGTGGGCGACCGGATCGCCTGCGACGTCGAGTTCACCGGGGCCGGGGTGCCGCTGCCCGCGGGTGTGCTCGGGCTGGCCAACGTGGGCCCGGCACTGATGGAGTTCGGGACCCCGGAGCAGCGGGCGTGCCTGCCGCGGATCCTCGACGGCAGCGAGATCTGGTGCCAGGGCTTCAGCGAACCGGAGGCCGGCAGTGACCTGGCCGGCCTGCGCACGCGGGCCCGCCCGGCGCGCGGCGGGGACGCGGTGGACGAGGACGCATTCGCCGACGGCTTCGTGATCGACGGGCAGAAGGTCTGGACCTCGCACGGCATGCACGCCACGCACTGCATGCTGCTGGCCCGTACCGACCCGAACGTCCCCAAGCACAAGGGGATCTCGGTGCTGCTGATGCCGATGGACACCCCGGGCATCGAGCGGCGGCCGATCCGGATGATCTCCGGCGACTCGGAGTTCGCCGAGGTCTTCCTGACCGACGTGCGGGTCCCGCGCTCGGCGCTGATGGGCCCGCTGCACGGCGGTTGGGGCGTCACGGTGCGCACGCTGGTGCACGAGCGGACCGGCGTGCTGTCCAGGGCCGCGGCGTTGGAGGACCGGGCCCGGCGGATCGCCGCTGCCACGGGCCCAAATCAGACAAGCACAGTGGCCCCGTTGGACCGCGACGAGGTGGTGCGTCGCTATGTCGAGGCGCGGGTGCTCGGTCAGTTGGGCCGGGCAACGCTGGCCCGCGGCGAGGCGGGGGAGGACACGGCCGGACTGCAGGCGTTGATCAAGCTGTCCTGGGGCATCACCGACCGCGCGTTGGCCGAGACCGCGCTGGACCTCGGCGGACCGGCCGCGGTCGCCGGGCTGCGCGAGGACCTCGCCTGGCGCTGGCTGTTCACCCGGTGCTCGACTATCGCGGCAGGCACCACCGAGGTGCTGAAGGACTTGGTCGCAGAACGCGTCCTGGGCCTGCCCCGCGTATGA
- a CDS encoding GntR family transcriptional regulator, whose protein sequence is MATPKLEAIRLPKAAEIVARTLRRKIVTGELEADDPLPPEDQLMAEMGVARTTVREALRILESEGLLVVRRGAGGGARIRTPAVPMVSRYIGLLLQYEGATLADVHHARVMLEAPAAGLLAERGTPEIVAVLRGALAEESAATDDPAQASRAHGRFHHLVVQLTGCLTYDVLTSVANRIIQIQADRFLAAHGTEASTREGLEVAHRAHRKLIDLIAARDVAGAEALWRRHLEAGDAHLLSAPGARSVLDLMD, encoded by the coding sequence GTGGCGACCCCCAAGCTCGAGGCCATCCGGCTGCCCAAGGCGGCCGAGATCGTGGCCCGGACGCTGCGCCGCAAGATCGTCACCGGGGAGCTCGAGGCCGACGACCCGTTGCCGCCCGAGGACCAGCTGATGGCCGAGATGGGCGTCGCGCGCACCACGGTCCGGGAGGCGCTGCGCATCCTGGAGTCCGAGGGTCTCCTGGTCGTGCGCCGCGGGGCCGGTGGCGGAGCACGGATCCGGACGCCCGCCGTACCGATGGTCTCCCGCTACATCGGTCTCCTGCTGCAGTACGAGGGCGCGACGCTGGCCGACGTCCACCATGCGCGGGTGATGCTCGAGGCGCCGGCCGCCGGGCTGCTCGCCGAGCGTGGCACCCCGGAGATCGTCGCGGTCCTGCGCGGCGCGCTGGCCGAGGAGTCCGCCGCGACGGACGACCCTGCGCAGGCCAGCCGTGCGCACGGCCGCTTCCATCACCTGGTGGTGCAGCTGACCGGCTGCCTCACCTACGACGTGCTGACCTCGGTCGCCAACCGGATCATCCAGATTCAGGCCGACCGTTTCCTGGCCGCGCACGGCACCGAGGCCAGCACCCGGGAGGGCCTCGAGGTCGCGCACCGCGCGCATCGGAAACTCATCGACCTGATTGCCGCCCGCGACGTGGCCGGCGCCGAGGCGCTGTGGCGGCGGCACCTGGAGGCCGGCGACGCGCATCTGCTCTCGGCTCCCGGTGCCCGCTCCGTGCTCGACCTGATGGACTGA
- a CDS encoding mycofactocin-coupled SDR family oxidoreductase encodes MTQCQAGRVAGKVVLITGGARGQGRAHAVALAAEGADVVVTDLCADIASAPYPMGTAAELAETAEQVAKHGHRVLTRTADVRDPAAMRAVTAEVIAEFGRLDVLVAQAGIAPLGSDRGVQAMLDAVDVDLVGAINTINAAVPHLAEGASIIATGSLAALRPRSGGGAGGPGAVGYKYAKLALAQYVHELATVLAPQRIRVNCVHPTNVDTPMLQNSGMYKLFRPDLDDPSREDAEQAFPVMQAMPVPYVAVEDVSAAVLYLASDESRYVTGMQLRIDAGGYLNVADFRP; translated from the coding sequence GTGACGCAGTGTCAGGCCGGCCGGGTCGCGGGCAAGGTGGTGCTGATCACCGGTGGGGCCCGCGGCCAGGGCCGGGCCCACGCGGTCGCATTGGCCGCGGAGGGCGCCGATGTCGTCGTCACCGACCTGTGCGCCGACATCGCCTCCGCGCCCTACCCGATGGGCACTGCGGCTGAGTTGGCCGAGACCGCCGAGCAGGTGGCCAAGCACGGCCACCGGGTGTTGACCCGGACCGCCGACGTGCGCGATCCCGCGGCCATGCGTGCGGTGACGGCCGAGGTTATCGCGGAGTTCGGCCGCCTGGACGTCCTGGTGGCCCAGGCCGGGATCGCCCCGCTGGGTTCCGACCGCGGCGTGCAGGCGATGCTCGACGCGGTCGACGTCGACCTGGTCGGTGCGATCAACACGATCAATGCCGCGGTGCCCCACCTCGCCGAGGGAGCCTCGATCATCGCCACCGGGTCCCTCGCGGCGCTACGCCCCCGCAGCGGCGGCGGCGCCGGTGGGCCGGGCGCCGTCGGCTACAAGTACGCGAAGCTCGCGCTGGCCCAGTACGTCCACGAACTCGCGACCGTGCTGGCCCCGCAGCGGATCCGCGTGAACTGCGTGCACCCCACCAACGTCGACACCCCGATGCTGCAGAACTCCGGGATGTACAAGCTGTTCCGACCCGATCTCGACGACCCGAGCCGCGAGGACGCGGAGCAGGCCTTCCCGGTCATGCAGGCGATGCCGGTGCCTTACGTCGCGGTCGAGGACGTCAGCGCCGCGGTGCTCTACCTCGCCTCCGACGAGTCGCGCTACGTGACCGGCATGCAGTTGCGCATCGACGCCGGCGGCTACCTCAACGTCGCGGACTTCCGGCCCTGA
- a CDS encoding OB-fold domain-containing protein, with protein sequence MRDPLLHRPAPSDDPSGRFFWQSGEDGVLRFLRCTDCGYWLHPPSSRCPRCLSADVAPQPVSGQATVHTFTVNVQSWTPGQEPYVYAVVEFPEQDGLRLSTNVIGCPVDEVHIGQAVRVTFIHRNDAYYPVFVPEVS encoded by the coding sequence ATGCGGGATCCCCTGCTGCACCGGCCCGCACCGTCGGACGACCCGTCGGGTCGCTTCTTCTGGCAGTCCGGGGAGGACGGCGTGCTGCGGTTTCTGCGCTGCACGGACTGCGGGTACTGGCTGCACCCACCGTCGTCGCGTTGCCCACGATGCCTGTCCGCCGACGTTGCGCCGCAACCGGTGTCCGGCCAGGCCACCGTGCACACCTTCACCGTCAACGTGCAGTCGTGGACGCCGGGCCAGGAGCCGTACGTCTACGCCGTCGTCGAGTTTCCGGAGCAGGACGGCCTTCGGCTGAGCACCAACGTGATCGGCTGCCCCGTCGACGAGGTGCACATCGGGCAGGCGGTACGGGTCACCTTCATCCACCGCAACGACGCCTACTACCCGGTGTTCGTGCCGGAGGTGTCGTGA
- a CDS encoding thiolase family protein, with amino-acid sequence MSDKFEQDAVISGVARSAIGRRLGRSALDLTIDAAVAAIADAGLTREDIDGICTYPGGSADVTFGYAGPPPQEVQDALRLNLTWFQGSAELPGQLGAVVAAMMAVSTGLCRHVLVYRTVTESSAQGGGGRAAVLGSERAHSYGVWSAPFGGTSPVNWLAPVAMRHMHEFGTTREQLGQLAVTFRRHAALDPDGAVFTTPLTLDDYLAARMISTPLCLLDCDVPVDGSTALIVSTAAHAPNTPTGAVRIEAVGTAARGRLSWDQYENLTSMAAQGAAAHLWSRTDLRPADVDLAQLYDGFSILALVWLEALGFCGHGEGGAFLEGGANIALSGRLPLNTNGGQLSGGRLHGYGLIQEAVVQLRHAAGPRQVRDAEVALVSNGGGPIAGALLLTRDR; translated from the coding sequence GTGAGCGACAAGTTCGAACAGGACGCAGTGATCTCCGGTGTGGCCCGGTCCGCGATCGGGCGACGGCTCGGTCGCTCCGCGTTGGATCTGACCATCGACGCGGCGGTCGCGGCCATCGCCGACGCGGGCCTGACTCGCGAGGACATCGACGGCATCTGCACCTACCCGGGCGGATCGGCTGACGTCACATTCGGCTACGCCGGACCGCCGCCCCAGGAGGTGCAGGATGCGCTGCGGCTGAATCTGACGTGGTTTCAGGGCAGCGCGGAGTTGCCCGGCCAGCTCGGGGCGGTGGTCGCGGCGATGATGGCCGTGTCCACCGGCCTGTGTCGGCACGTGCTCGTCTACCGGACGGTGACCGAGTCCTCGGCGCAGGGCGGCGGGGGGCGCGCGGCCGTGCTGGGATCCGAACGCGCGCACAGCTACGGGGTATGGAGCGCGCCCTTCGGCGGGACGTCGCCGGTGAACTGGCTGGCCCCGGTCGCCATGCGGCACATGCACGAGTTCGGCACGACTCGCGAGCAGCTGGGCCAGTTGGCGGTGACCTTTCGCCGTCATGCTGCCCTCGACCCGGACGGGGCGGTCTTCACCACTCCGCTGACGCTGGACGACTACCTGGCCGCGCGGATGATCTCTACCCCGCTGTGCCTGTTGGACTGCGACGTCCCGGTCGACGGCTCCACCGCACTGATCGTGTCCACCGCCGCGCACGCCCCGAACACCCCGACCGGCGCCGTGCGCATCGAGGCCGTCGGCACCGCCGCACGCGGCCGACTGTCTTGGGACCAGTACGAGAACCTGACCTCGATGGCTGCGCAGGGTGCCGCCGCGCACCTGTGGAGCCGTACGGATCTGCGGCCGGCCGACGTCGACCTGGCCCAGCTCTACGACGGGTTCTCGATCCTGGCGCTGGTCTGGCTGGAGGCGTTGGGATTCTGCGGCCACGGCGAGGGCGGTGCTTTCCTCGAGGGTGGCGCGAACATCGCGCTGTCCGGACGGCTGCCGTTGAACACCAACGGCGGGCAGCTGTCCGGCGGGCGGCTGCACGGGTACGGCCTCATTCAGGAAGCGGTCGTGCAGTTGCGCCACGCCGCCGGCCCGCGTCAAGTACGCGATGCCGAGGTGGCGCTGGTGTCCAACGGCGGTGGCCCGATCGCCGGGGCCCTACTGCTCACCCGCGACCGCTGA
- a CDS encoding AMP-binding protein, with protein MHLTTLLSMAVDGFGDRVVIGSRTDGLTPRQLERLARGGATLAADADAIVFLAVNGPAFPVALFAAAYAGVPLVPLNYRLGAEQLDDLMARHPSARVVSDESFLAAAAGADPVEAAADSDSPAVIIYTSGTTSAPKGVLLRHANLVSYVFGTVEFAGAGADEAALVSVPPYHIAGISNVLSNLFAGRRVVSLPAFDPAEWLATVRAEDITNAMVVPTMLARIMTAEGDRSAPSLRALAYGGAAMPPRVIETALREWPRVGFVNAYGLTETSSTVSVLSPADHRAALASGDPEVRARLHSAGRAVPGVEVEVRDGRIWIRGEQVSGEYAGTGPAVDARGFFDTRDSGRLDADGYLFVTGRVDDTIIRGGENIAPAEIEDVLLRHPAVADAAVVGVPDEEWGQRLEAVVVPAPGVAPDAEVLRGHVRSALRGSKTPERIVFHDELPRTPTGKLLRREVLILLASAVAGEQ; from the coding sequence GTGCATCTGACGACCCTGCTGAGCATGGCGGTCGACGGCTTCGGCGACCGAGTCGTGATCGGCAGTCGCACCGATGGACTGACGCCCCGTCAGCTCGAGCGTCTGGCTCGCGGCGGGGCGACTCTGGCCGCCGATGCCGACGCGATAGTTTTCCTCGCGGTGAACGGACCCGCGTTCCCCGTCGCGCTGTTTGCGGCGGCGTACGCCGGTGTGCCGCTCGTGCCACTGAACTACCGGCTCGGCGCCGAGCAACTCGACGACCTGATGGCCCGTCACCCGAGCGCGCGGGTCGTCTCCGACGAGTCCTTCCTCGCTGCGGCCGCCGGCGCCGATCCGGTCGAGGCAGCTGCCGACAGCGACTCACCCGCTGTCATCATCTACACCTCGGGCACGACCTCGGCCCCGAAGGGCGTGCTGCTGCGCCACGCCAATCTGGTCTCCTACGTCTTCGGCACGGTGGAGTTCGCCGGTGCAGGGGCCGACGAGGCCGCATTGGTGAGCGTTCCGCCGTACCACATCGCCGGAATCTCCAACGTGCTGAGCAATCTGTTCGCCGGCCGTCGGGTGGTCTCGCTGCCCGCGTTCGACCCGGCGGAGTGGTTGGCGACCGTGCGGGCCGAGGACATCACCAACGCGATGGTCGTGCCGACCATGCTCGCGCGCATCATGACGGCAGAGGGCGATCGGTCCGCACCGTCGTTGCGCGCGTTGGCCTACGGCGGCGCGGCAATGCCCCCGCGGGTCATCGAGACGGCGCTGCGCGAATGGCCGCGCGTCGGATTCGTCAACGCGTACGGACTGACTGAGACCAGTTCCACGGTGTCCGTTCTCAGCCCCGCCGACCACCGCGCCGCGCTGGCGTCCGGCGACCCGGAGGTCCGCGCCCGCCTGCATTCCGCGGGTCGTGCGGTGCCCGGCGTCGAGGTGGAGGTCCGCGACGGCCGGATCTGGATTCGCGGTGAGCAGGTCTCGGGGGAGTACGCCGGCACCGGGCCGGCCGTAGACGCTCGCGGCTTCTTCGACACCCGCGACTCCGGGCGGCTGGACGCGGATGGCTACCTGTTCGTGACGGGTCGCGTCGACGACACCATCATCCGCGGCGGGGAGAACATCGCGCCGGCCGAGATCGAGGACGTCCTGCTGCGCCACCCTGCCGTCGCCGACGCCGCGGTGGTCGGCGTGCCGGACGAGGAATGGGGTCAGCGACTCGAAGCGGTTGTCGTCCCTGCGCCGGGTGTCGCCCCGGACGCCGAGGTGTTGCGCGGCCACGTGCGTTCCGCACTGCGTGGCTCGAAGACGCCCGAGCGCATCGTCTTCCACGACGAACTGCCGCGCACCCCGACGGGCAAACTCCTGCGCCGCGAGGTGCTTATCCTCCTTGCCTCAGCGGTCGCGGGTGAGCAGTAG